A genomic window from Pecten maximus chromosome 4, xPecMax1.1, whole genome shotgun sequence includes:
- the LOC117325064 gene encoding uncharacterized protein LOC117325064 produces the protein MASGSDPNTYRKVLANIGRNLERGDVTSAKFLIGANIKLFPSGDLEDVTTGEELIALLEKRGFISDTNVTELNSLLVQINCGQLCSELEPLKNKLILHKDAKWKVGYATVPHFLKVKYCTFLEQALATENIVALLGPPATGKTQLACNYAQDFFKENKESVIWKLDCEGKTEFMKSMFDLLDRLHMKPEGKNEEKAHYLEELGQMVVDNFGGASQAKKPHLLIFDDIGDSCNEIVSKILKNFKENSHNVKIIATMNGDIDLECKTMKVTGLQDEEVIPFFRHNSDSGGAESAITKAKDDDIKTLGKLFGKSPFGLMLSKHYIQKSGMDLSDFTEMLNKDEGFIGNTENHAENIGQYYKKCLLAAHRIILERVELKLNDDGKILLSLIPFLHHEHIQVGVLSRLLKSGSLQRHEYEDSNVIERLRKYALCDLKGLGSDRVIMIHALTQKALLNRLPAEDRQERISLLLHFFATNMIMDCRLRTSMDTNILFIDHAMNVLRMAEKISNPSYTMQVLQCYVSTLVGVTFRIGGVDNFLVNDYLTRAMTLCFRMIGEDRSLFEWDPCVDTELDTVGSTKHGNKIDDLVEKLCSLKEKIPNDFIQEFITSMIRPDKDMEHLRIRAKDLSQFSFENELGKDLHRHLVEKKLAAPLGIVREFFFVELLIVILYNNGRNHYLQKTRRRQLMEMSWKLGERLKEKCCNYLSIQSLITQRNGLLYKLDLPNATKEDQLKAVNSAVEKYTVMIHDKEDYFEFGILKLSKVSKNFHHIAMCRKFLIKCYCRLFELHTGDDKKRMTYDSGLRCVEKLTELTEEMAAWTALPGLHVQIAKFYMLTPPGGESDIEKAIRHLKSADTIENNTDVGLSHFRLQALFCLIACYRQKGDIDSLKCARDICNILISNLHSSNSQESLSKANRQLDQINEILSGEHSS, from the exons ATGGCATCTGGCTCAGACCCAAATACATACCGAAAAGTTCTTGCCAATATTGGCAGAAACCTTGAGAGAG GTGATGTTACCAGTGCGAAGTTTCTCATTGGCGCAAACATAAAGTTATTTCCATCCGGCGACCTGGAGGACGTGACAACGGGTGAAGAACTGATTGCCCTGTTAGAGAAGAGGGGATTTATATCGGACACAAATGTCACAGAACTCAACTCACTGTTGGTACAAATTAATTGCGGGCAGCTTTGTTCTGAACTTGAGCCTTTGAAAAACAAGCTGATTCTTCATAAAGATG CAAAATGGAAAGTTGGATACGCCACAGTACCACACTTCTTAAAAGTTAAATATTGTACCTTTCTGGAACAAGCACTGGCAACAGAGAACATCGTGGCTCTTCTGG GCCCACCAGCAACAGGAAAAACTCAGTTGGCATGTAATTATGCACAAGATTTCttcaaagaaaacaaagaatCGGTTATATGGAAATTAGATTGCGAAGGAAAAACTGAATTTATGAAATCAATGTTCGACTTATTAGATCGTCTTCATATGAAACCCGAAGGTAAGAACGAAGAAAAGGCGCATTACTTGGAGGAGTTGGGACAGATGGTCGTGGACAATTTTGGAGGAGCAAGTCAAGCTAAGAAACCTCACTTGCTTATATTTGACGACATTGGAGATTCATGCAACGAAATCGTTAGCAAGATATTGAAAAACTTCAAAGAAAATTCGCACAATGTCAAAATCATTGCCACTATGAATGGGGATATTGACCTTGAGTGTAAAACAATGAAAGTTACTGGCTTACAGGACGAAGAGGTCATTCCATTCTTCAGACACAATTCGGATTCAGGCGGAGCAGAATCTGCTATTACTAAAGCAAAGGACGACGATATCAAAACTTTAGGAAAACTCTTTGGAAAGTCGCCATTCGGTTTAATGCTTTCAAAGCACTACATCCAGAAATCAGGGATGGACCTTTCAGATTTCACTGAAATGTTAAACAAGGACGAAGGATTCATTGGTAACACAGAGAATCACGCGGAAAACATAGGTCAGTATTACAAAAAATGCTTACTTGCAGCACACCGAATTATTTTGGAGAGGGTAGAATTAAAACTGAATGACGACGGGAAGATATTGCTGTCTCTCATCCCTTTCCTCCATCACGAACACATCCAGGTCGGAGTACTGTCAAGACTACTGAAGAGTGGATCACTACAGCGCCATGAATATGAAGACAGCAATGTCATAGAAAGACTACGAAAGTATGCTCTTTGCGATTTGAAGGGCCTTGGGAgtgacagagttataatgatacacgcTTTGACACAGAAAGCCCTTCTTAATCGTCTTCCTGCCGAAGACAGACAGGAGCGCATCAGTCTACTGTTGCACTTCTTTGCCACGAACATGATCATGGATTGCAGATTACGGACATCAATGGACACAAATATCCTCTTCATAGACCATGCTATGAACGTACTACGGATGGCAGAAAAGATCAGCAATCCTTCCTATACGATGCAGGTGTTGCAGTGCTATGTTAGTACCCTTGTCGGTGTGACATTTCGCATCGGCGGTGTCGACAACTTCTTGGTTAATGATTACCTTACGAGGGCCATGACACTATGCTTTCGCATGATTGGTGAAGATCGTTCTCTTTTCGAGTGGGATCCTTGTGTGGATACGGAGCTTGATACAGTGGGCAGCACGAAACATGGAAACAAGATTGATGATCTGGTTGAAAAGTTGTGCTCACTTAAAGAAAAAATCCCAAATGATTTCATACAAGAATTTATAACCTCAATGATCCGTCCAGACAAAGATATGGAACACCTCCGGATACGAGCGAAGGATTTGTCCCAGTTCTCTTTCGAAAACGAGCTCGGAAAAGACTTGCATCGCCATCTTGTAGAGAAGAAGCTAGCAGCGCCACTCGGCATTGTCCGCGAGTTCTTCTTTGTGGAACTTTTGATTGTTATACTTTACAATAATGGACGAAATCACTATTTGCAGAAAACTCGTCGCAGGCAGTTAATGGAAATGTCATGGAAGCTAGGAGAACGTCTGAAAGAAAAATGTTGCAATTATCTTTCAATACAATCTCTGATAACCCAAAGGAACGGCCTCCTGTACAAGCTTGACCTACCAAATGCAACCAAGGAAGACCAATTGAAGGCTGTAAATAGTGCTGTAGAAAAATACACTGTAATGATTCATGACAAGGAAGATTACTTTGAGTTTGGAATTTTGAAGCTCAGTAAAGTAAGTAAGAACTTCCATCATATAGCGATGTGTCGGAAGTTCTTGATTAAGTGTTATTGCCGTCTGTTCGAACTACACACAGGAGATGACAAAAAACGAATGACGTATGATTCAGGATTGCGATGTGTCGAGAAACTGACAGAACTTACTGAAGAAATGGCCGCCTGGACAGCACTTCCAGGACTTCATGTTCAGATAGCGAAATTCTACATGTTGACCCCACCAGGAGGCGAAAGTGATATAGAGAAAGCCATTCGGCATTTAAAATCGGCAGATACGATTGAGAATAATACAGATGTAGGTTTGTCGCATTTTCGTCTCCAAGCTCTGTTTTGTTTGATCGCCTGCTACCGCCAGAAAGGTGATATTGACAGTCTGAAATGTGCAAGAGACATATGTAACATTCTCATCAGCAATCTGCACTCATCAAACTCACAGGAAAGTTTGAGTAAAGCAAACAGACAACTGGACCAAATTAATGAAATCTTAAGTGGGGAACATTCATCATAG